From Larus michahellis chromosome 5, bLarMic1.1, whole genome shotgun sequence, the proteins below share one genomic window:
- the LOC141743994 gene encoding uncharacterized protein LOC141743994 isoform X2, whose product MVAMRALGFEPKKEEIKKMIADIDKEGSGTIDFEDFLAMMTQKMSEKDSKEEILKAFRLFDDDGTGKISFKNLKRVAKELGENLTDEELQEMIDEADRDGDGEVSEQEFLRIMKKTSLY is encoded by the exons GTTGCGATGCGTGCTTTAGGCTTTGAgccaaagaaggaagaaattaagaaaatgataGCAGATATTGACAAAGAAGGAAGCGGCACCATTGACTTTGAAGACTTTTTGGCTATGATGACGCAAAAAATG AGTGAAAAGGattcaaaagaagaaatcttGAAAGCTTTCAGATTATTTGATGACGATGGGACAGGAAAAATTTCATTCAAAAACTTGAAAAGGGTTGCCAAGGAGCTGGGAGAAAATTTAACAGATGAAGAACTTCAG GAAATGATTGATGAAGCTGATcgagatggagatggagaagtgAGTGAGCAAGAATTTTTGAGAATCATGAAGAAAACTAGCTTATATTAA